GCGACGCCGAGCGCGACGAGGCGACCCTGTTCGCGCCCGAGTCGGTGGGGGTGCTCGTCGTCGACGGGACGCTCATCGTGGGCGAGGGGCTGCCGGTGATCCGGCTGTCCCGGACGCAGGCGCCGGACGCGGTCTACGACCCCGCCGTGGCGGCGGTGCGCGACGCGACCATGGAGGTCGCGCGGCTCTTCGCGGACGGCTCCGTGGCCCGGACCTTCACCTACGCCTTCTTCGAGAACGAGCGGGCCTGGTACGGCACCGGCGACCCGGAGCTCGTGCTGCCCCGCACCACCTACACCGTCACGGTGACCACGCCGCAGGGCGAGACCCTCACCGCCCGCACCACGACGCCCGACCGCTTCACCATCGACCGCTGGGTCCTGCTCGACGCCACGGGCACCGTCGAGCGGCGGCAGCTGCAGGACATCGATGACCTCGGCGAGGCCGTCTACGACCATCCGGACAACCAGCTCGACTACGCCGACGGCCTGCTCGACGCCTACTTCACCGCCGCGGCCGCCGACGTGGGCGCCTTCGGCTTCCAGGTCGGCATCTTCAGCCTCGACCCCGACGCGGGCTTCGTCATCGATCCGCCCTTCTTCGAGCCCGAGGACTTCGAGGACCTGCCCCGCACCGGTTCGTCGCCCATCTTCGAGGGCACCGAGGGCTTCGTGCGCCTGCCCTGGTTCGCCGTCTACTACGACGGCCGCCACCTGGTGAAGACGTACGCCGTCGATCGCAACTGGTACGACCTCGTGCGCACCACGCCCGAGGGCGGCGGCCTCTTCGGCGGCAACCTGGGCGAGGGCCAGGACCCGCCCACCTTCCACGTGACGGGCGGCATCGGGCTGTTCGGTTCGGCGTCGGTGGACGAGAACGGATTCCGCATCAACCCGGTGGAGTGATCGGCGGCGGTGGGGTAGAATGGCGGCCGTCCCCGAACCGTCCTGGCCCCAACCGGAGAGTTCCCATGCGCCCGATCGTGCTGCTCACCCTGCTCGCGAGCCTGCTCGTCGCGTCCCTCGCCCCGGCCGCCGACCCCGTCTACCGGGAAAAGAACAAGTATCCCGTCCTCGACGAGATGAAGGCCGCCCGCGAGGCGCGCCACGCCGCGCGGGACTCGGTGCGCGCCGAGGTC
This region of bacterium genomic DNA includes:
- a CDS encoding DUF4249 family protein produces the protein MISRLLHTVVLLAAAVAGLAGCDAERDEATLFAPESVGVLVVDGTLIVGEGLPVIRLSRTQAPDAVYDPAVAAVRDATMEVARLFADGSVARTFTYAFFENERAWYGTGDPELVLPRTTYTVTVTTPQGETLTARTTTPDRFTIDRWVLLDATGTVERRQLQDIDDLGEAVYDHPDNQLDYADGLLDAYFTAAAADVGAFGFQVGIFSLDPDAGFVIDPPFFEPEDFEDLPRTGSSPIFEGTEGFVRLPWFAVYYDGRHLVKTYAVDRNWYDLVRTTPEGGGLFGGNLGEGQDPPTFHVTGGIGLFGSASVDENGFRINPVE